In a single window of the Salvelinus namaycush isolate Seneca chromosome 6, SaNama_1.0, whole genome shotgun sequence genome:
- the LOC120048972 gene encoding thyroid receptor-interacting protein 6-like, with protein sequence MSGPTWPPPKTPGSPERPVPQMSDSGLAVYRQPPKKVSSDTRPKYVVYDQNRRGGGEMASRYMATGPTAGPIQHHQEDPGFHPKSNDHYYQPPPQGLKEDQSWNPHMDRYQLMHRAPPEKPIRNLSNIDAEIDSLTCMLADMDSYSLNSTQLYDNVLYNKPSAQPGAPFQGELSMGFPPQSTDDPTPLNPSDPHQGLQYFPQPDDTDAQVSKPYPQPVPASFTNSAIATGPRFSVQVKTAQPVTYSQTGRQAEQGYTPPPHSQHTLRTLPQNLASQAQALDSDGSYKGSAAGSGVRASQSPTPKRGPETHQSGASSELGSAYQPSKGTASLRQEELDGLTKKLVYDMNHPPTEKYVGRCARCGGNVVGDVSGGIAMEQVFHVECFTCVTCHVPFRGQQYYDLDKQSYCKSCYISVLERCSMCSKPILDRILRSMGNAYHPRCFNCVVCGCCLDGVPFTVDATYQIYCPDDFHRKFAPRCSVCGQAIMPEPGQEETVSIVALGRNFHVNCYVCEECGLLLSSEDEERGCYPLDGHILCKGCSAQHIQNPSAKISTDC encoded by the exons ATGTCTGGTCCTACCTGGCCGCCCCCGAAAACTCCGGGTAGCCCAGAGAGACCCGTCCCCCAGATGTCCGACTCTGGACTAGCCGTGTACAGACAGCCGCCCAAGAAGGTCTCCTCGGACACCCGGCCCAAGTATGTGGTCTATgaccagaacaggagaggaggaggagaaatggCCAGTAGGTACATGGCTACCGGTCCCACAG CTGGGCCCATTCAGCACCACCAAGAGGACCCAGGGTTTCACCCTAAATCTAATGACCACTACTACCAACCACCTCCCCAAGGGCTCAAAGAAGACCAATCCTGGAACCCTCACATGGACCGCTACCAGCTGATG CACCGTGCACCTCCTGAGAAGCCGATTAGAAACCTCTCCAACATCGATGCAGAGATTGACTCGCTCACCTGCATGCTGGCTGATATGGACAGCTATTCACTAAACAGCACACAG CTGTACGACAACGTGCTTTACAACAAACCCTCTGCCCAGCCAGGAGCCCCATTTCAGGGAGAGCTGTCTATGGGTTTCCCACCTCAGTCCACGGACGATCCTACACCCCTAAACCCCAGTGATCCCCACCAGGGTCTCCAGTACTTCCCCCAGCCAGACGACACCGACGCCCAGGTCTCCAAACCCTACCCCCAGCCTGTCCCTGCCTCCTTCACTAACTCCGCCATCGCTACTGGCCCGAGGTTCAGTGTCCAGGTCAAAACAGCCCAGCCTGTCACCTACTCCCAGACTGGTAGGCAAGCTGAGCAGGGTTACACCCCTCCCCCACACAGCCAGCACACGTTGCGGACCCTGCCCCAGAATCTCGCTTCCCAAGCCCAGGCACTGGACTCTGACGGGAGCTACAAGGGGAGTGCTGCCGGGTCTGGCGTGAGAGCCTCCCAGAGTCCCACTCCCAAAAGAGGCCCAGAGACTCACCAATCAGGGGCAAGCTCAGAACTAGGCTCCGCCTATCAGCCCAGTAAG GGGACAGCGTCTCTGAGACAAGAGGAGTTGGACGGGCTCACAAAGAAGTTGGTGTATGACATGAATCATCCCCCTACAGAGAAGTACGTTG GTCGCTGTGCACGTTGCGGTGGCAACGTCGTTGGTGACGTTAGCGGCGGTATCGCCATGGAGCAGGTGTTCCACGTGGAGTGTTTCACTTGCGTCACCTGCCATGTCCCTTTCCGGGGGCAACAGTACTACGACCTGGACAAGCAGAGCTACTGCAAGAGCTGTTACATT AGTGTCCTAGAGCGCTGCTCCATGTGCTCCAAGCCCATCCTGGACCGTATCCTGCGGTCCATGGGCAATGCCTACCACCCGCGCTGCTTCAACTGCGTGGTGTGTGGCTGCTGCCTGGACGGCGTGCCCTTCACCGTGGACGCCACCTACCAGATTTACTGCCCAGACGACTTCCACAG GAAGTTTGCCCCTCGCTGCTCAGTGTGTGGCCAGGCCATCATGCCCGAGCCGGGCCAGGAGGAGACTGTCAGTATAGTGGCGCTGGGCCGCAACTTCCACGTCAACTGCTATGTATGTGAG GAGTGTGGTCTGCTCCTGTCCTCTGAGGATGAGGAGCGAGGCTGTTACCCCCTGGATGGTCACATCCTCTGTAAGGGCTGCAGTGCCCAGCACATCCAGAACCCCTCTGCCAAAATCTCCACTGACTGCTAA